The Plasmodium yoelii strain 17X genome assembly, chromosome: 8 genome includes a region encoding these proteins:
- a CDS encoding selenoprotein, putative has protein sequence MYYLKLFLKLFALIFLSYDFIVLKNEAIVEKGNFFRKSYDALFVQRDILPSYINQDNQISIYFCRSUQSQYVLSRIKKYFDILNGEDTKIYFEEEHQIYNSDNNSDDNSDDNRDDNSDDNRDNNSDNSSDRRKYVLFLMSIRPALIYKLLCYFILMIYILISLVVIFPRHMESLIPVFIVNDEKFKNIFENMRKKKLAVFAIMFLSYNVIYGLLCNTNIIHIYQNGRLIYNDYYVDNLFIKSLENNLINIKK, from the coding sequence atgtacTATTTAAAGCTTTTTTTAAAGCTATttgcattaatttttttgagttatgattttattgttttaaaaaatgaagccATTGTAGAGAAAGGAaatttttttagaaaaagcTATGATGCTTTATTTGTGCAAAGGGATATATTACCTTCATATATAAACCAAGATAATCAAAtatctatttatttttgtagaTCATGACAATCTCAATATGTTTTAagtagaataaaaaaatattttgatatattaaatggGGAAGACACTAAAATTTACTTTGAAGAAGAacatcaaatatataatagtgataataatagTGATGATAATAGTGATGATAATCGTGATGATAATAGTGATGATAATCGTGATaataatagtgataataGTAGTGATAGGAGGAAATACGTTTTATTCTTAATGAGCATTAGACCAGCacttatttataaattattatgttattttattttaatgatttatattttaatttcattagTTGTAATATTTCCTAGACATATGGAAAGTCTTATACCAGTATTTATAgtaaatgatgaaaaatttaaaaatatttttgagaatatgaggaaaaaaaaattagctGTATTTGCTATTATGTTTCTTtcatataatgttatatatggATTATTGTgtaatacaaatataattcatatatatcaaaatGGAAGACTAATTTACAACGATTATTATGTagataatttgtttataaaaagtttggaaaataatttaataaatataaaaaaataa
- a CDS encoding elongation factor Tu, with the protein MSNRKAGKKILYDDYEYYDDEDYDEENYDEENYIEYGFKENVNNGKNKNRNSNKNDNKCKSQNNSIPVKHTKTKEKTNNKNEVNIVMKDDKNEKDEKDSKYIMLGTLNILVLGHIDAGKSTLIGALLYNLNYVNDQMLKKYENIRESSKYTYILDEEGDERERNITLFNKRKEFFIFYTNNDINQSFSDIIYNKKNCENIYINKNIFENLYKKNVIHKDIVCFRKVNIFDTPGHNELVNNLHTCSFFADCAILVVDANNVYNKKNDETYRNVCILKYVGISNIIIVINKIDLFDYDENIFNDICKTIKTYFECEKNDSIYEFICDNNFYLQEKCSQNNDDTTKNLIHKTKFFERNLIFIPISAYKNENIVKFEKSNIPLFNKNYSLYDEIKFINLKRDMFLLKVCHEHLSNFKTCQQMCYYNFIHNDGIGNNKLNNLNEFLFANNIFYNHKKNKSEISLNPVKKSLNENNNTFLGIVQDYTESNNMIKASIKILNGFLKIKNNYTILPFKEKIIIKNIEKKKNLFKYININDLCDYLLSVKDFSYMENISLNLSNSTTTLNKETEVKEKNVDDINNSFQNNFFNFIKILSEIAKNCTVNEYVNINDDIVDNVLIKIDENKIINGSLLVSNTTTDIQMNSPYTINNIFTSTKLKALIKVNDIKIPLIIGRNYLFYSLNYFHSVTIKNVYYVYKTKDPSNNCTTSNKLKIDCNEQISTQIGDLKNYKKKKNMIFYEKTECKKCCLRSYDIGIVEIQINNNTSVCTQYFRNELQYFIASDGLFFNAYDFLSFSISPLSRFILSEENKIVASGLVLK; encoded by the coding sequence ATGAGTAATAGAAAAGCAGGAAAAAAAATCTTGTATGACGATTACGAATATTATGATGACGAAGATTACGACGAAGAAAATTATGACGAAGAAAATTACATAGAATATGGATTCAaagaaaatgtaaataatggaaagaataaaaatcgcaatagtaataaaaatgataataaatgcAAAAGTCAGAACAATAGTATTCCTGTAAAACATACAAAAACGaaagaaaaaacaaacaatAAAAACGAGGTAAACATTGTGATGAAAGATgacaaaaatgaaaaagatgaaaaagattcaaaatatataatgcttGGTACTTTGAATATTCTTGTATTGGGACATATCGACGCAGGGAAGTCTACATTAATAGGTGCGTtactatataatttaaattatgtaaatgatcaaatgctaaaaaaatatgaaaatattaggGAAAGTTCcaagtatacatatatattagatGAAGAAGGAGATGAAAGAGAAAGAAATATAACactttttaataaaagaaaagaattttttatattttatactaaCAATGATATTAACCAATCTTTTTctgatataatatataataaaaaaaattgtgaaaatatttatattaataaaaatatatttgaaaatttatataaaaaaaatgttatacataAAGATATAGTATGTTTTCGAAAAGTTAACATTTTTGACACACCAGGTCATAATGAATTAGTAAATAATTTGCATACTTGTAGTTTTTTTGCAGATTGTGCTATATTAGTAGTTGATGcaaataatgtatataataaaaaaaatgatgaaacaTACAGAaatgtatgtatattaaaatatgtagGTATTTCAAACattataatagtaataaataaaatagatcTATTTGattatgatgaaaatatttttaatgatatatgcaaaacaattaaaacatattttgaatgtgaaaaaaatgatagtatatatgaatttatttgtgataataatttttatttacaagAAAAATGTTCtcaaaataatgatgatactactaaaaatttaattcataaaacaaaattttttgaaagaaatttaatttttataccTATTTCtgcatataaaaatgaaaatatcgtaaaatttgaaaaaagtaatataccattatttaacaaaaattattctttatatgatgaaattaaatttataaatttaaaaagagATATGTTTTTGTTAAAAGTGTGTCATGAACATTTGTCTAATTTCAAAACATGTCAACAAATGTGttattacaattttattcATAATGATGGTATtggtaataataaattgAATAACCTTAATGAATTTCTTTTTgcaaataacattttttataatcataaaaaaaataaatctgaAATATCTTTAAACCCAGTTAAAAAATcgttaaatgaaaataataacacaTTTTTAGGAATTGTTCAAGATTATACAGAATctaataatatgataaaagcaagtattaaaatattaaatgggtttttaaaaataaaaaataattatacgATTTTACcatttaaagaaaaaattattattaaaaatattgaaaaaaaaaaaaatctttttaaatatattaatataaatgatttatGTGATTATTTATTAAGTGTAAAAGATTTTAGTTATATGGAAAACatttcattaaatttatcTAATTCTACAACCActttaaataaagaaactgaagtgaaagaaaaaaatgtagatgatataaataattcttttcaaaataacttttttaattttattaagaTTTTATCTGAAATTGCAAAAAATTGCACAGTTAATGAATATGTcaatataaatgatgataTTGTAGATAATGTGCTTATAAAaattgatgaaaataaaataattaatggTTCTTTGTTAGTTAGTAATACAACAACAGATATTCAAATGAATTCTCCATATACtataaataacatttttactTCTACTAAATTAAAAGCTTTAATAAAAGtgaatgatataaaaataccTTTAATAATAGGAAgaaattatttgttttattccttgaattattttcatagtgtaacaattaaaaatgtctactatgtatataaaactaAAGACCCATCAAATAATTGTACCACATCGAATAAGTTAAAAATAGATTGTAATGAACAAATTTCTACACAAATTGGTgacttaaaaaattataagaaaaaaaaaaatatgattttttatgaaaaaacaGAATGTAAAAAGTGCTGTTTACGTAGTTATGATATAGGAATTGTTGaaatacaaattaataaCAATACATCAGTATGTACACAATATTTCAGAAATGAACTACAATATTTTATCGCTTCAGATGGCCTTTTTTTTAACGCTTATGATTTTTTGTCATTTTCAATATCTCCTTTATCtcgttttattttatctgaagaaaataaaattgttgCTAGTGGTTTAGTACTGAAATAA
- a CDS encoding NifU-like protein, putative — MIRLKNKCFHGKLWLKCKGAINIYKKTNIYFYNYVNFINKSFLRKGINSMCFSASNNLDYINYINEINNFIETFQQNSDNSTSNEGNIIPILQKIKNETKYHENEDTMEIISSIKLLIEKRVRPIVVNDGGDIKFVCFDMDSGIVYVQLQGACVGCSQSEVTLQYMIKNMLTYYISEIKEIKNISKDGIIL; from the exons ATGATTcgcttaaaaaataaatgcttTCATGGAAAGCTATGGTTAAAATGCAAAGGAgcaattaatatatataaaaaaacaaatatatatttctacaattatgtaaattttataaataaatcttTTCTAAGAAAAGGAATCAATTCGATGTGCTTTAGTGCATCAAACAATTTGGATtacattaattatataaatgaaataaataattttattgagACATTTCAACAAAATTCAGATAATTCGACATCTAATGAGGGAAATATAATTCctatattacaaaaaataaaaaatgaaaccaAATATcatgaaaatgaagatacTATGGAAATTATAAGTAgtataaaattgttaataGAAAAAAGAGTTCGTCCAATTGTAGTAAATGACGGGGGTGATATAAAATTTGTCTGTTTTGACATGGATAGTG GTATAGTTTACGTGCAACTACAAGGAGCTTGTGTTGGATGTTCACAAAGTGAAGTAACCCTAcaatatatgataaaaaatatgttgacatattatatttctgaaattaaagaaattaaaaatatatcaaaagaTGGAATTATTCTTTAA
- a CDS encoding nucleolar protein Nop52, putative gives MSNSEIKNIFVQLSHVNKENRDNGMNLVYAYIEKNKNKLKKREITYLCTGLFYYYWLCYSINEQKKSALKICRLIHIFDGKDNDHDKKHVFLFLQCFLQTMSVKYENLDVYRLNKFLFLFRIFQAEFLMFLHNYSWKSIYIKKYNKIIMNKFNDTNDVFHAYIDTFFKEFMGNEVYLKLKKENHGYNTKQFLLLIDPFFKIVCKTNKKYTIDLIQKKIFFMVLKVNIKRHILLERINKYIEKCPNKYGSKILKNFYNLFDTSNRKKNKINIKYKTPIFVANYNNDDNNCDKSGDDNNCDKSDDDNCGKSDGNNCDKNDDKDGGKSDDNNNCDKSGDDNNCGKNDDDNCGGKRDECNDETVNTEEVMDEETENNCFGQKAKKKNKKKDKIKDKIKDKIKNKIKKIKAHTQINREITDEDKDYINMLLKEINGSKKGKKIYDSLFAKNNKKIPLSFIKLMLKEMYAKKKKSLRNKFKQINDSENNDIPMKKKELKKKKKKLMAIPKNQTTNTEFELEGEKKKDKKEKLLKKKDKKEKLLKKKDKKEKLLKKKDKKVKKSLKKTLLIHEPRLGDKNVLNKTILKKEKTKSSTPKKVHFDLNKNTIEYIPCAKKKNVNSYFFLDNFRNLINVPSFL, from the coding sequence ATGAGCAACtcagaaataaaaaatatttttgtccAGTTAAGCCAtgtaaataaagaaaatcgAGACAATGGAATGAACTTAGTTTATgcttatatagaaaaaaacaaaaataaattgaaaaaacgagaaataacatatttatgtacaggcttattttattattattggtTATGTTATTCTAttaatgaacaaaaaaaatcagctttaaaaatatgtagattgatacatatatttgaTGGGAAAGATAATGATCATGATAAAAAgcatgtatttttatttttacaatgtTTTTTACAAACTATGTCagtaaaatatgaaaatttgGATGTATAtagattaaataaatttttatttttatttagaaTTTTTCAAGCTGAATTTTTAATGTTCTTACATAATTATTCATggaaaagtatatatattaaaaaatataataaaataattatgaacaaatttAATGATACTAATGATGTTTTTCATGCTTATATagatacattttttaaagaatttATGGGAAATGaagtttatttaaaattaaaaaaagaaaaccaTGGATATAATACAAAACAATTCTTATTACTAATTGacccattttttaaaattgtctgtaaaacaaacaaaaaatacactattgatttaattcaaaaaaaaatattttttatggtTTTAAAAGTTAATATAAAACGACATATTTTGTTGGAAAggattaacaaatatatagaaaaatgcccaaataaatatggatcaaaaattttgaagaatttttacaatttattCGATACTTCAAATAggaaaaagaataaaataaatataaaatataaaacaccGATTTTTGTTGCAAATTATAATAACGATGATAATAATTGTGACAAAAGTGGCGATGATAATAATTGTGATAAAagtgatgatgataattGTGGTAAAAGTGACGGAAATAATTGTGATAAAAATGACGATAAGGATGGTGGCAAAAGTGacgataataataattgtgaTAAAAGTGGCGATGATAATAATTGTGGTAAAAATGACGATGATAATTGTGGCGGCAAACGTGACGAATGTAATGATGAGACAGTTAACACAGAAGAAGTTATGGATGAAGAAACTGAGAATAATTGCTTTGGTCAAaaggcaaaaaaaaaaaataagaaaaaagataaaataaaagataaaataaaggataaaataaaaaataaaataaaaaagataaaggCACACACACAAATCAATAGAGAAATAACTGATGAAGATAAagattatattaatatgctTTTAAAGGAAATTAACGGAAGTAAAAAGggaaagaaaatatatgataGTCTTTTTgctaaaaacaataaaaaaataccacTTAGTTTTATCAAGTTAATGTTAAAAGAAATGTAtgccaaaaaaaaaaaatcattaagaaataaatttaaacaaataaatgatTCTGAAAATAACGATATAcccatgaaaaaaaaagaattaaaaaaaaaaaaaaaaaaattaatggcTATTCCAAAGAATCAAACAACTAATACTGAATTTGAATTGGAgggtgaaaaaaaaaaagataaaaaggaaaaattactaaaaaaaaaagataaaaaagaaaaattattaaaaaaaaaagataaaaaagaaaaattattaaaaaaaaaagataaaaaagtgaaaaagagtttaaaaaaaactcTTCTTATTCATGAGCCACGATTAGgtgataaaaatgttttaaacaaaactattttaaaaaaagaaaagacaAAATCTAGTACGCCTAAAAAAGttcattttgatttaaataaaaacacaaTCGAATATATCCCATGTGctaaaaaaaagaatgttAATTCATACTTTTTTTTGGATAACTTTCGAAACTTAATTAATGTTCCATCCTTTTTATAA